TACCGTATATGTCTTCAGGCTTCTCGTCCAGGCCTATATAATTTCCGTAACTTTTGCTCATCTTCTTCTCGCCGTCAAGGCCCTTCAAAAGAGGAAGCGTCATAACACTCTGGGGGGGCTGCTCATATTTCTGCTGAATCGTGCGGCCCATAAGGAGATTGAATATCTGGTCGCTTCCGCCGATCTCAACATCCGCCTCAACCCGCACCGAATCATAGCCCTGTAAAAGAGGATAGAGAAATTCGGAGGTCCTGATCATGATATTTTCTTTAAACCTTTTTTTAAAATCATCCCTCTCCAGCATCCTTGAAACGGTATTTGTTCCGGCGAGCATCAGGATCTCCTCAAGGCTCATTTTTTCCAGCCACCGGGAATTGTGAACAACCTGTGTGTATTTTTTATCGAGTATCCTGAAAATCTGCTTCTGATAAGTTTTTGAATTTTCCGTTATCTGCTCTTTTGACAGAACGGGCCTTGTCATGCTGCGGCCGCTGGGGTCGCCGATGCGCGCGGTAAAATCCCCTATGATGAAAATTATCTTGTGGCCGAGCTCGCCGAAGCGGCGCAGCTTATCCAGCACCACTATGTGGCCGAGATGGATGTCGGGAGCGCTCGGATCCGCGCCGAACTTGATATTGAGCGGCCTGCCGAGGGCGAGCTTATCCTTTAACTCTTTTTCCTCTATTATCTCCGTGCAGCCGGATCTTAATATCTCAAACTGTTTATCCGCGTTAAGCATATTTTTTCTTGAAATAATCCACCGTCTTTTTAAGCCCGTCGTCAAAAGAGACCCTGCCTTTAAACCCGAGTTTTTTCCTGACTTTTACCGTAGAAGCAAGTGTCTTGAACACATCGCCCGCGCGCACCGGAAGGAGATGGGGCTTTATGTTCTTACCCAGTATACTGTTTATTTTCCGCGCGAGATCCAGCACCGTCGTGTCTTTACCGCAGGCCACATTGAAGACTTCCCCCGACACTTTTTTATTTTTCGCGGCGAGAAGATTCGCCTCCACGACATTTTCAACGAAGGTGAAATCGCGCGACTGTCTGCCATTACCGAAAATAGGGGGACAAACATCCTTGAGCACCGAATGGATGAATTTGGGAACCACAACCGCGTATTCATCATCCAGCGCCTGGCGCGGGCCGAAGACATTGAAATACCTCAACGCAACTGTTGAGAGGCCGTAATGTTCCGAAAAAATACGGCAGTAATACTCCCCCGTGAGCTTGGACAGAGCGTAGGGTGAGATAAGAAGCGGCATATCGCTCTCCTCCTGCGGGAATTTTGATGTGTCGCCGTAAATGGAACTTGAGGAAGCCAGCACAAATTTTTTCACACCGGCATCCCTGGATGCGTAAAGCATGTTGAGTGTGCCGTTTATGTTGACATCATTATAGGCGTAGGGATCCTTCATTGATTTCGGCACGGAGCGCAGGGCCGCCTGATGCAGGACATAGTCAACGCCCCTGCAGGCTTTCCGGCAGCTTCTGATATCCCTTATGTCACCCCGTATGAGCTGAAAATTTTTCTTCCCTTTTGTGAAAACGAGATTGGACATTTTACCCGAAGAAAAATTATCCAGAACCCTCACCTCATTTTTTGTTTTGAGCAGTTTCTCCACTATGTGCGAGCCTATGAAACCCGCGCCGCCTGTTACAAGATATTTCATAATCCCTTCCTTATCATTTCTGTTTTTCCCACATCAGCAACTGCGCGACAGACGCCAGCGTCGAGCCTTCCTTTATCTCTTCCCTTATCCTGTTCTCCCTCTCCAGGACATCCATGGCCCTGTTTGTGAATTCGGCGGCTTTCTCTTTCGGGATCACCACCACCCCGTCATCGTCACCGATTATCCAGTCTCCCGTTTTTATCCGCACGCCGCTTATGACTATGGGCACCCCTATCTCTCCGAAACCCTTGGGCTCTCCCGCCTGAGGCGTGATCTCGGAGGAAAAAACCGGCAGATCCATTTTTTTGATATCCGGCGTGTCCCTGACGGCCCCGTGAATGACAATGCCGCCGAGGCCCTTCTGCAGGGCGCTGTGCGTGGCCAGCTCGCCCCAGACCGCGGGTGCGCCGCCTCCGGCGTCTATGACGAGTATGTCTCCTTTTGAGGCCAGGTCTATCGCTTCAACCGGTTTTGCCCAGTCGCCGGGAGAGGTCCTGACGGTCATCGCGCGGCCCGCCATGTGCTTCCCGGAGGTCACGGCTTTTATACCTTTGAGGGGCAGGCCGCGGTGCAGGGCGTCGGACATGTTCGCCGAGGACACTTTGCCGAGGACACTCTTTATATTCTTCTCATCAACCCTGACGAAATACTCGCTGGCTATGCTTGTGTTTTCCTGAAGAGCTTTTT
This is a stretch of genomic DNA from Candidatus Omnitrophota bacterium. It encodes these proteins:
- a CDS encoding SDR family oxidoreductase, with the protein product MKYLVTGGAGFIGSHIVEKLLKTKNEVRVLDNFSSGKMSNLVFTKGKKNFQLIRGDIRDIRSCRKACRGVDYVLHQAALRSVPKSMKDPYAYNDVNINGTLNMLYASRDAGVKKFVLASSSSIYGDTSKFPQEESDMPLLISPYALSKLTGEYYCRIFSEHYGLSTVALRYFNVFGPRQALDDEYAVVVPKFIHSVLKDVCPPIFGNGRQSRDFTFVENVVEANLLAAKNKKVSGEVFNVACGKDTTVLDLARKINSILGKNIKPHLLPVRAGDVFKTLASTVKVRKKLGFKGRVSFDDGLKKTVDYFKKKYA
- a CDS encoding bifunctional hexulose-6-phosphate synthase/ribonuclease regulator, producing MLDFIGEADEAEIEKFLALSVNYIGIHISIDEQMRGEKGGDLLDKLVGRTNIPVVIAGGINSETAASYASRGAGTVIVGGAITKAKDPEAETKKIKKALQENTSIASEYFVRVDEKNIKSVLGKVSSANMSDALHRGLPLKGIKAVTSGKHMAGRAMTVRTSPGDWAKPVEAIDLASKGDILVIDAGGGAPAVWGELATHSALQKGLGGIVIHGAVRDTPDIKKMDLPVFSSEITPQAGEPKGFGEIGVPIVISGVRIKTGDWIIGDDDGVVVIPKEKAAEFTNRAMDVLERENRIREEIKEGSTLASVAQLLMWEKQK
- a CDS encoding tyrosine--tRNA ligase; this translates as MLNADKQFEILRSGCTEIIEEKELKDKLALGRPLNIKFGADPSAPDIHLGHIVVLDKLRRFGELGHKIIFIIGDFTARIGDPSGRSMTRPVLSKEQITENSKTYQKQIFRILDKKYTQVVHNSRWLEKMSLEEILMLAGTNTVSRMLERDDFKKRFKENIMIRTSEFLYPLLQGYDSVRVEADVEIGGSDQIFNLLMGRTIQQKYEQPPQSVMTLPLLKGLDGEKKMSKSYGNYIGLDEKPEDIYGKVMSASDSLMYEWAQILSFADKDAIKGLDPRSAKAVLAHNISEYICSKDEADGARDHFEKVVVRKGVPEDIKEFFTDESQMPLADLVFAAGGAPSKNRAKQLVEQGAVSLEGEVIKNFRENIRIEDGALLKAGKRFFVKIRKGK